A region from the Cannabis sativa cultivar Pink pepper isolate KNU-18-1 chromosome 9, ASM2916894v1, whole genome shotgun sequence genome encodes:
- the LOC115723344 gene encoding rhomboid-like protein 14, mitochondrial, which produces MAGRGGGRTRGLLPFLALETVLHYRRLERKPPVTAGLMAANCLIYLRPAFLDSILPTIDEVWFNPRLIFKYGDLKRFFLSPFYHIGEPHLFYNMLSLLWKGVQLETSMSSVEFASMVASLLAMSQGITLLLAKSLLLFFDYGKPYYSEYAVGFSGVLFAMKVVLNAQSSNYTDVYGLIVPSRYAAWAELILIQMFVPGVSFLGHLGGILAGIAYLRLKGSFSGPDPLSILIGAFSQGLTSFVTWPMRIVKDLFRWRRRRISGRGYVGGGGNRRGRAESQATWRCPACTYDNYGLLSICEMCGTSRNGDDLSSFSPPFSRGSDDRLSLDELRRRRIERFNR; this is translated from the exons ATGGCGGGAAGAGGAGGCGGTAGAACCAGGGGTTTGTTGCCATTTCTGGCACTTGAAACCGTCCTCCATTATCGAAGGTTGGAGAGGAAGCCTCCCGTCACTGCCGGACTTATGGCTGCTAATTGTCTTATCTATTTGAGACCTGCTTTTCTCGATTCGATTCTTCCTACCATTGATGAAGTCTGGTTCAATCCTCGTCTCATTTTCAAG TATGGGGACTTGAAGCGATTTTTCTTGTCGCCATTCTATCACATTGGCGAGCCTCATTTGTTTTACAACATGTTGTCACTCTTATGGAAAGGCGTTCAGCTCGAAACTTCAATGTCGAGTGTTGAATTCGCATCCATGGTTGCTTCTTTGCTCGCAATGTCCCAAGGAATAACCCTTCTGCTTGCCAAGTCGCTTCTATTGTTCTTCGATTATGGAAAACCATATTACTCTGAGTATGCAGTTGGATTTTCCGGGGTCTTATTTGCCATGAAAGTAGTCCTCAACGCACAGTCTTCAAACTACACCGACGTTTATGGACTCATAGTCCCATCTCGCTATGCTGCTTGGGCAGAACTGATTCTTATCCAAATGTTTGTTCCCGGGGTTTCCTTCCTCGGTCATCTGGGTGGAATTCTGGCTGGGATTGCTTATCTTCGGTTGAAGGGTAGTTTTTCTGGACCCGACCCGCTCTCTATCCTCATTGGAGCTTTCAGTCAAGGTCTCACGAGCTTTGTAACATGGCCAATGAGGATTGTTAAGGACTTGTTTCGATGGAGGAGACGAAGAATATCTGGTAGGGGATATGTTGGAGGGGGCGGGAATAGGCGAGGAAGAGCTGAATCTCAGGCCACTTGGAGATGCCCTGCTTGCACCTATGATAATTATGGCTTGTTAAGCATATGTGAGATGTGTGGCACCAGTAGGAATGGGGATGATTTATCGAGTTTTAGTCCTCCATTTTCGAGGGGTTCGGATGATCGCCTTTCTCTAGATGAGCTACGCCGAAGGAGAATTGAAAGATTTAACAGGTAA
- the LOC115723035 gene encoding uncharacterized protein LOC115723035 — protein sequence MGSLMEIGVRMRKLAIVLIKACFRSVKYHPFLVGMVLFLMFMYRSFPFLFSLFLSASPVLVCTAILLGTLLSFGQSNIPEIEIEKEEKLTHDVGSLRAVGVSGNGTIVVDKDESFIIERYVEDDREGVGVGVKSFDDERVRVELETDVDSLDRVPLIDESSREIHSEIKGEIEEEDEREFVDFQFEMKKETFEEELRVEGGLSDEKGVENEYSLVQDLGDEILLKEFTKSLEESLSAHKEDHLELESSSPGGGGDDDDEAGKNKDEDEDEDEDDDDSSYSDSDRAESSSPDASMADIIPMLDELHPLLDEETTQAPLISHDESDGASEDSHHSGDSIESDAESENHRDDEVEEDGGDDNDEDDEEEEQHVGKEDESKSAIKWTEDDEKNLMDLGTSELERNQRLENLIARRRARKSFRLLAEKNLIDLDSVDLPFNVAPISTARQNPFDAPFDSYDHMGLPPIPGSAPSILLPRRNPFDLPYDSSEEKPDLKGDNFEQEFLPFHQKDMFRRYESFSMGPSGLGNSRQEKQNIKWKPVFVPERMASEGTSYHPSFQRQSSELSESKLSSVPDTDSVSSLADADEKRLIIEHDFSKEELLSTIYQASDLLERGSRSSEDVESVDMAQASQRDIQHDDDEAKDDLGEVEDHHEMDSNVSERGEAAAHVEPEQVGREDYSSGSSLSSLSEVDEPITDMKNEDDSPSFGVISAEPSLEENQNKDPVYDISPPTAERLLSLSSVSSDLQVEMSEVINPPTSAENVVLFESRESPVCEEMDSYSPKVDAGDEIPLDSGEVLASSGEPEVINEERQIPHEHENASLSTRDVEIPIAVLQDEDVKLDTTVALSDQISLEDLVSTPQLEHQSSTVAEQASVCSNLSSLESESFVEQPVVQEEMVHLDQDQIQLDFSSERSLVEEETFKDEVIQHVIEQSSMIHPCSSENDHKLDHPTQEEEITQVEQDQLHSSSSDANNAGQVKDFDVTEASSSTDYEDMASVEKSPSELEKQQPMDEACAGGDHGIIDEPAVIVEKTNEEDSSVEDKVSTNLPSETSDSAAIPADILEYKPFSSEIDLKNGILDGTDNDNNTRLLVEEYVKEEVDEIKDIDEELLSELDTVGDFSVKEFDEPPLPTELMLEQANVGNTSPELIETSPVLPVLEARSLDDIDLAFKQLHEGADVEEVILPSIIEEQKIMEELKSSVETTSELEVVEARSLDDIHTALKHVSESSPGENKSETASNEQVIEARSLDDIQASDVLPPTPLNSENKSAEVGVNEASSLEIASNVQVVEARSLDDIHMASDELPATPSNSENKSAEVGVNEASSLETASNDQVIEARSLDDIHMASNELLTPTPSNSENKSAEVGVNESSSLETASNVQVIEARSSDYIHMASDELPTPTPSNSENILAEVGVNESSSLETASNVQVVEARSLDDIHTALKQVSESSSDELSTPLHSENKSAEVVSSSTEMEPDNVATGVKEGSSNAADEPKHESSVSADEPPNAMTDETKDKSIPRKAKSRSSSSSSSSSSSSDSE from the exons atgggaTCTTTAATGGAAATTGGAGTACGGATGAGGAAATTGGCAATAGTTTTGATCAAAGCTTGTTTTAGATCAGTTAAATATCATCCTTTTCTTGTGGGTATGGTGTTGTTTTTGATGTTTATGTACAGATCATTTCCATTTCtgttttctttgtttttgtCTGCTTCACCTGTTTTGGTCTGTACTGCTATTTTGCTTGGAACCCTTTTGAGTTTTGGGCAGTCTAACATACCCGAAATCGAAATCGAAAAGGAGGAGAAACTAACACATGATGTTGGTTCTCTTAGAGCTGTTGGGGTTTCTGGGAATGGTACAATTGTTGTTGATAAAGATGAGAGCTTTATTATAGAAAGATATGTTGAAGATGATAGAGAAGGAGTTGGGGTAGGAGTGAAGTCTTTTGATGATGAAAGGGTTAGGGTTGAGTTGGAGACTGATGTTGATTCACTTGATCGTGTGCCACTCATTGATGAGAGTTCAAGAGAAATTCATAGTGAGATTAAGGGTGAGATTGAGGAGGAAGATGAGAGAGAGTTTGTTGATTTTCAGTTTGAAATGAAAAAGGAAACTTTTGAGGAGGAATTGAGAGTTGAAGGGGGTTTGAGTGATGAGAAAGGTGTTGAGAATGAGTATTCTTTGGTTCAAGATTTGGGGGATGAGATTCTTTTGAAGGAATTCACTAAATCGCTTGAAGAGTCTCTTAGTGCTCACAAGGAAGATCACTTGGAGTTGGAGTCCTCTTCGCCTGGTGGTGgcggtgatgatgatgatgaagctgGTAAAAATAAGGATGAGGATGAAGATGAGgatgaggatgatgatgatTCCTCGTATTCGGACTCTGATAGAGCGGAGAGTTCATCACCTGATGCTTCAATGGCTGACATAATTCCAATGCTTGATGAATTACATCCTCTTTTAGACGAAGAAACGACGCAGGCTCCTCTTATATCCCACGATGAGTCTGATGGTGCTTCGGAGGACTCTCATCATAGTGGTGATAGTATTGAGTCTGATGCAGAATCTGAAAACCATAGAGATGATGAGGTAGAAGAGGATGGTGGCGATGAcaatgatgaagatgatgaagaagaagaacaacatGTTGGGAAGGAGGATGAAAGTAAGTCTGCAATCAAATGGACAGAAGATGATGAAAAGAATCTTATGGACTTAGGGACTTCAGAACTCGAAAGGAACCAACGGTTGGAGAATCTCATTGCGAGGAGAAGAGCAAGAAAAAGCTTTAGATTATTGGCTGAGAAGAATTTAATAGATTTAGATAGTGTTGATCTTCCTTTCAATGTTGCACCAATTTCGACAGCTAGACAAAACCCTTTTGATGCTCCGTTCGATTCGTATGATCATATGGGATTACCGCCTATTCCTGGCTCGGCTCCTTCAATTTTGTTGCCAAGAAGAAATCCATTTGATCTTCCTTATGACTCTAGTGAAGAGAAACCTGATCTCAAGGGAGACAATTTCGAGCAGGAGTTTTTGCCTTTTCACCAAAAAGACATGTTTCGTAGGTATGAAAGTTTCAGCATGGGACCGTCGGGGTTGGGAAATTCGAGACAAGAGAAGCAAAACATCAAGTGGAAGCCTGTTTTCGTGCCAGAACGAATGGCTTCAGAAGGAACAAGCTATCATCCATCATTCCAGAGGCAATCAAGTGAACTTAGTGAGTCAAAGTTGAGCTCAGTTCCTGATACAGATTCTGTGAGTTCATTGGCTGATGCAGATGAGAAGAGACTCATTATTGAACATGATTTTTCGAAAGAAGAACTACTTTCCACCATTTACCAGGCTTCTGATCTTCTCGAACGGGGAAGTCGATCGTCTGAAGATGTTGAATCAGTGGATATGGCACAGGCTTCTCAAAGAGATATTcaacatgatgatgatgaagccaAAGATGATTTAGGGGAAGTGGAAGATCACCACGAAATGGATTCGAATGTGTCTGAAAGAGGAGAAGCAGCTGCTCATGTCGAACCAGAACAAGTTGGCAGAGAGGATTACAGTAGCGGGTCTAGCTTATCTTCATTATCAGAAGTGGATGAACCAATAACCGATATGAAAAATGAGGACGATTCACCAAGTTTTGGGGTCATTTCAGCAGAACCTTCTTTGGAGGAGAATCAGAATAAGGACCCTGTTTATGATATAAGCCCCCCGACGGCTGAAAGGTTACTCTCTTTATCCTCTGTTTCATCGGATTTGCAAGTAGAAATGTCTGAAGTAATTAACCCTCCAACCTCAGCAGAAAATGTTGTTTTGTTTGAATCCCGAGAGTCACCTGTTTGTGAAGAGATGGATTCTTATTCCCCTAAGGTAGATGCAGGAGATGAAATTCCATTAGACTCGGGTGAAGTTCTAGCTTCATCTGGAGAGCCTGAGGTTATAAATGAGGAAAGACAAATTCCTCACGAGCATGAGAATGCGAGCTTGTCAACTCGTGATGTTGAAATCCCCATTGCAGTGCTCCAAGATGAAGATGTGAAGTTGGATACAACAGTGGCTTTAAGTGATCAGATATCTTTGGAAGATCTAGTTTCCACTCCACAACTGGAACATCAATCTTCAACTGTTGCTGAGCAGGCGTCGGTTTGTTCCAATCTGTCTTCTTTAGAGTCTGAATCTTTTGTGGAACAGCCAGTGGTTCAAGAAGAAATGGTTCATCTTGATCAGGATCAAATCCAATTAGATTTTTCATCTGAAAGATCATTGGTAGAAGAAGAGACATTCAAGGATGAAGTCATTCAACATGTAATCGAGCAATCTTCGATGATCCATCCATGTTCTTCCGAGAATGACCATAAATTGGATCATCCAACACAAGAAGAAGAAATTACTCAGGTTGAACAGGACCAACTCCACTCATCATCTTCAGATGCAAACAATGCCGGTCAAGTCAAGGACTTTGATGTGACAGAGGCTTCTTCGAGTACTGATTATGAAGACATGGCATCTGTAGAAAAGTCTCCATCAGAATTGGAGAAACAGCAACCTATGGATGAAGCATGTGCTGGTGGTGATCATGGTATTATTGAT GAACCAGCTGTTATCGTGGAAAAGACTAACGAGGAGGATTCAAGCGTTGAGGACAAAGTTTCAACCAACTTACCTTCTGAGACTTCTGATTCTGCTGCAATCCCAGCTGACATTCTTGAATATAAACCATTCTCTAGCGAAATTGATCTGAAGAATGGCATTCTCGATGGAACTGATAATGATAACAACACTCGGCTTTTGGTAGAAGAATATGTCAAGGAAGAGGTTGATGAAATAAAGGATATTGATGAAGAGTTACTGTCTGAGTTGGATACAGTTGGGGATTTCAGTGTGAAAGAATTTGATGAGCCACCACTCCCTACCGAGCTGATGCTAGAGCAAGCTAATGTTGGAAATACCAGCCCCGAGCTGATAGAAACAAGCCCGGTATTACCAGTTCTTGAAGCAAGGTCACTTGATGATATTGATTTGGCTTTTAAGCAACTTCATGAGGGAGCAGATGTTGAGGAAGTGATTCTTCCTAGTATAATTGAGGAGCAAAAGATTATGGAAGAACTCAAAAGTTCCGTTGAAACTACTTCTGAATTGGAAGTTGTTGAAGCTCGATCTTTGGATGATATTCACACGGCTTTGAAGCACGTCTCTGAAAGTAGTCCCGGTGAGAATAAATCAGAAACTGCCTCTAATGAGCAAGTCATTGAAGCTCGATCTTTAGATGATATTCAGGCTTCTGATGTGCTTCCCCCAACACCCTTGAACTCTGAGAATAAATCAGCTGAAGTTGGAGTAAATGAAGCAAGTTCCCTTGAAATCGCTTCTAATGTGCAAGTGGTTGAAGCTCGATCTTTAGATGATATTCACATGGCTTCTGATGAGCTTCCCGCAACACCCTCGAATTCTGAGAATAAATCAGCTGAAGTTGGAGTAAATGAAGCGAGTTCCCTTGAAACCGCCTCTAATGATCAAGTCATTGAAGCTCGATCTTTAGATGATATTCACATGGCTTCTAATGAGCTTCTCACACCAACACCCTCAAACTCTGAGAATAAATCAGCTGAAGTTGGAGTAAATGAATCGAGTTCCCTTGAAACCGCATCTAATGTGCAAGTGATTGAAGCTCGATCTTCAGATTATATTCACATGGCTTCTGATGAGCTTCCCACACCAACACCTTCGAACTCTGAGAACATATTAGCTGAAGTTGGAGTAAATGAATCGAGTTCCCTTGAAACCGCCTCTAATGTTCAAGTTGTTGAAGCTCGATCTTTGGATGATATTCATACAGCGTTGAAGCAAGTCTCGGAAAGTAGTTCTGATGAGCTTTCAACACCCTTGCACTCTGAGAATAAATCAGCTGAAGTAGTGAGTTCTTCCaccgaaatggaaccagacaacGTAGCAACTGGTGTCAAAGAAGGTAGCTCGAATGCTGCTGATGAACCGAAACATGAATCCTCAGTTTCTGCTGATGAACCACCAAATGCAATGACGGACGAAACTAAAGATAAGTCAATTCCTCGTAAAGCAAAATCTCGTTCGAGTTCCAGCTCAAGCTCGAGCTCGAGCTCAAGTGATTCTGAGTGA
- the LOC115721875 gene encoding uncharacterized protein LOC115721875 isoform X1: MEIGENSLYQQLHKLSGVKSEEALDQLISALWQTRKTGLRGHHDKSHFKTLLNLPSLSDLDPVLACLRCMIRKCAYGNFSGDDVLKVVPPDLPIELQRILLILFQKYQSQWKQDVSKEQRLLPRTNVSYHDKLSTPQTFTPFQPSSNTSARQNDPIAQLDQTGIGAASTPIVPENMGSFPNLKSMTWSMENCSSDQAKKVAIISLKLQDYLKSSSGEVEVKFQLTKDTLDAMLRSLTYINDQLSGMVGSSSEEPIQKKQKQTDT; this comes from the exons ATGGAGATTGGAGAAAACTCACTGTATCAGCAATTACACAAGCTGTCAGGGGTGAAGTCAGAAGAAGCCCTTGACCAATTAATCTCAGCTCTCTGGCAAACCAGGAAGACTGGTCTCCGTGGTCACCATGACAAGTCTCATTTCAAGACCCTTCTCAATCTCCCTTCTCTCTCAGACCTCGACCCT GTTTTAGCATGTCTTCGTTGTATGATTAGAAAATGTGCTTATGGAAATTTTAGTGGAGATGATGTTCTTAAGGTTGTTCCACCTGATTTGCCTATTGAGCTTCAGAGAATTCTTTTGATTTTGTTTCAGAAGTATCAGAGTCAGTGGAAACAAGATGTTTCAAAGGAACAg CGTTTATTGCCAAGGACCAATGTTTCATATCATGATAAACTGAGCACACCACAAACTTTCACACCTTTCCAACCTTCGTCGAATACTTCGGCTCGCCAGAATGATCCTATTGCTCAATTAGATCAGACTGGTATTGGAGCTGCATCCACACCAATTGTCCCCGAAAACATG GGATCTTTTCCGAACCTCAAGTCGATGACTTGGAGCATGGAAAATTGCAGCTCAGACCAAGCAAAGAAAGTAGCAATTATCTCTCTAAAG CTGCAAGACTATTTGAAATCTTCTTCAGGTGAAGTGGAAGTGAAGTTTCAACTCACTAAAGATACACTTGATGCTATGTTGAGATCATTGACTTACATTAATGATCAACTTTCTGGAATG GTTGGAAGTTCTTCGGAGGAACCGATACAGAAGAAGCAAAAGCAGACAGATACTTGA
- the LOC115721875 gene encoding uncharacterized protein LOC115721875 isoform X3 has product MEIGENSLYQQLHKLSGVKSEEALDQLISALWQTRKTGLRGHHDKSHFKTLLNLPSLSDLDPKYQSQWKQDVSKEQRLLPRTNVSYHDKLSTPQTFTPFQPSSNTSARQNDPIAQLDQTGIGAASTPIVPENMGSFPNLKSMTWSMENCSSDQAKKVAIISLKLQDYLKSSSGEVEVKFQLTKDTLDAMLRSLTYINDQLSGMVGSSSEEPIQKKQKQTDT; this is encoded by the exons ATGGAGATTGGAGAAAACTCACTGTATCAGCAATTACACAAGCTGTCAGGGGTGAAGTCAGAAGAAGCCCTTGACCAATTAATCTCAGCTCTCTGGCAAACCAGGAAGACTGGTCTCCGTGGTCACCATGACAAGTCTCATTTCAAGACCCTTCTCAATCTCCCTTCTCTCTCAGACCTCGACCCT AAGTATCAGAGTCAGTGGAAACAAGATGTTTCAAAGGAACAg CGTTTATTGCCAAGGACCAATGTTTCATATCATGATAAACTGAGCACACCACAAACTTTCACACCTTTCCAACCTTCGTCGAATACTTCGGCTCGCCAGAATGATCCTATTGCTCAATTAGATCAGACTGGTATTGGAGCTGCATCCACACCAATTGTCCCCGAAAACATG GGATCTTTTCCGAACCTCAAGTCGATGACTTGGAGCATGGAAAATTGCAGCTCAGACCAAGCAAAGAAAGTAGCAATTATCTCTCTAAAG CTGCAAGACTATTTGAAATCTTCTTCAGGTGAAGTGGAAGTGAAGTTTCAACTCACTAAAGATACACTTGATGCTATGTTGAGATCATTGACTTACATTAATGATCAACTTTCTGGAATG GTTGGAAGTTCTTCGGAGGAACCGATACAGAAGAAGCAAAAGCAGACAGATACTTGA
- the LOC115721875 gene encoding uncharacterized protein LOC115721875 isoform X2 translates to MEIGENSLYQQLHKLSGVKSEEALDQLISALWQTRKTGLRGHHDKSHFKTLLNLPSLSDLDPVINFLLFFLNGVFCLKYQSQWKQDVSKEQRLLPRTNVSYHDKLSTPQTFTPFQPSSNTSARQNDPIAQLDQTGIGAASTPIVPENMGSFPNLKSMTWSMENCSSDQAKKVAIISLKLQDYLKSSSGEVEVKFQLTKDTLDAMLRSLTYINDQLSGMVGSSSEEPIQKKQKQTDT, encoded by the exons ATGGAGATTGGAGAAAACTCACTGTATCAGCAATTACACAAGCTGTCAGGGGTGAAGTCAGAAGAAGCCCTTGACCAATTAATCTCAGCTCTCTGGCAAACCAGGAAGACTGGTCTCCGTGGTCACCATGACAAGTCTCATTTCAAGACCCTTCTCAATCTCCCTTCTCTCTCAGACCTCGACCCTGTAATCAATTTCCTCCTTTTCTTCTTAAATGGAGTTTTTTGCTTG AAGTATCAGAGTCAGTGGAAACAAGATGTTTCAAAGGAACAg CGTTTATTGCCAAGGACCAATGTTTCATATCATGATAAACTGAGCACACCACAAACTTTCACACCTTTCCAACCTTCGTCGAATACTTCGGCTCGCCAGAATGATCCTATTGCTCAATTAGATCAGACTGGTATTGGAGCTGCATCCACACCAATTGTCCCCGAAAACATG GGATCTTTTCCGAACCTCAAGTCGATGACTTGGAGCATGGAAAATTGCAGCTCAGACCAAGCAAAGAAAGTAGCAATTATCTCTCTAAAG CTGCAAGACTATTTGAAATCTTCTTCAGGTGAAGTGGAAGTGAAGTTTCAACTCACTAAAGATACACTTGATGCTATGTTGAGATCATTGACTTACATTAATGATCAACTTTCTGGAATG GTTGGAAGTTCTTCGGAGGAACCGATACAGAAGAAGCAAAAGCAGACAGATACTTGA